The nucleotide sequence CCGTATTCCGAAAAACAAGGCGTGCATAAAACAACCCTCTTAAACATTGAACAAAAATTATCGATTATTTCTACAGCCCCGTTCCCCAAAATAATATTTTCAGGTCCGCATTTTAAATATTCGGCAGTTACCTTTTTTAGCGAGCGGTAACGGATATCGGGATAAACCAAGAGATTATTAAAAGATGCACTTAAGGCCTTTTTTAAGCCCTTAGGTGCCATTAGAGGATTTATATTACTGCTAAAATCAATTAAAACTTCGTCCTTTTTTTTATAGGACAAAACCCCGCCGTGTTCCAAACCTTACCGCCTTTTTAAAAAAGCCTATTCAAAACCGCCACAAATGGAGCCGGTTTCAAATGCTTTTTACTTCTTCTTCGCTGAGACCGGTAGCTTCTGCTATATTCTCAATCGACAGTCCCAACTGGAGTAAATTCTTTGCCGTTTCAAGTTTAGTTTGGTAAGAACCGTAGGCGAATCCTTGTTCAATACCTTTTCGATAACCCTCGCTTATACATGAAGCCCTATCATGTTCATATTTCATACGGGAATCATATAGCCATTTATCTCTAGGATTCATTTCCATTATTGTAATAGTCTCATTTGCCTTTCTCATCGTCGGAGATTCTTGTTCTAACATTTTTCTTACCTCCATGTCATCAGTTTCTATAAATTTAAGCCAGTTTAATAAGCGTTTAGCTTTATTATCTTTACATTGCCCTTCTTTTACGAACCTCGCTTTTTCAAGGTTTAATATATGAATCTCAAGTTTTGAAGCTAAAGGCTCTTTTGTATCTTGTTCTAAAACAAGATACTTGTTGTGCAAACGCTTATTTTTATCAAAGCCTTTTCCTATCAAATTTATTGTAATACATTTTGGGAGATTTGTATAGTCTTGACCTTGTTTTATGGCTTCATTGTACATTTTATACCAATAATACAAGGTTCTTTCAGGAAAATCAAAATGCCAACTGTTTTGAATTTCTATGTCGACAAAGGTCCCATCGTTTAGTCTTAACTTGATATCCAAGATACCTAATTTTTCACTTAAAAGCTCTTTCTGAAACTCTTTATCCAAGAGTTCCAAACCTGCGATTGTTTCAGGCGGAATATCCAGTATACATTCCAGTAAGTCCTGTAGTACGTCTTTGTTTTCTTCCACTCCGAAGACTCGTTTAAAAGCATAGTCGTTGCGTAGGGTGATTGTAAATGATTGATTCATATCAAACTCCATAGAAATTATTTAAAAGAGAAAAATTTTTTCCCTTCCATAATTATTATAGAAATTATTTGCAATGGATAGCAAAATTCAAATCGCCCACTTGCGGATAAGTCAAAAATAAGTTATACTAAAGCACGGTTGGAAGCCTAAAAACGGCTCAGCCGTTTTTTTTTGGTCGGGGGAAAATTATGAAATCTAAGTTTATCTTTATAACAGGCGGAGTTGTTTCATCTTTAGGCAAGGGCCTAACGGCAGCTTCTATAGGAATGCTTTTAAAAAGCCGCGGATATTCCGTAGTCAATCAAAAATTCGATCCGTATTTAAACGTAGATCCGGGTACTATGAACCCCTATCAGCACGGTGAAGTCTTTGTTACGGAAGACGGAGGCGAAACCGACCTCGATCTGGGCCACTACGAAAGATTTACCGATGTTCCCCTGCATAAATTTAACAGTACCTCAGCCGGAAAAGTCTATCTAGCCATTTTAGACAGAGAAAGAGCCGGAGGATATAACGGCGGCACCGTACAAGTTGTTCCTCATGTTACTGACGAAATCCAGTCCCGAATTCTAGGAACGGCCGAACAAACAGGAGCCGACTTTGTTATTTCCGAAATAGGCGGCACCGTGGGAGATATAGAAGCCCTCCCCTTTATCGAAGCTATCCGCCAAATCCGCTACACTGTCGGAAAAGAAAACTGCATGTTCGTTCACTTAGGCCTTTTACCCTATCTAAAAGAATGCGGCGAAATCAAAACAAAACCGATGCAGCACAGCGTAAAAGAGCTTTTAAGTTTCGGTATACAGCCGGACATTCTAATTTGCCGAAGCGAAAAACGCCTTTCAAAATCGGCACGAGAAAAACTAAGCCTTTTTTCGAACATTCCTCAAGATGCAATAATCGAAAACTTAACTGCAAAATCTATTTACGAAGTTCCGCTGATGCTGGAAGAAGCAGGCCTTGGAAAGGTTTTGTGTAAGCTTTTCAATATTGAAAATAAAGAGCCTAATCTTGAAGAATGGAAAAAAATGGTTCAAACCTACTATAAACCTGAAAAAGAAATAACCATCGCCCTTGTAGGAAAATATGTAGAGCTTCCCGATGCCTATCTCAGCGTTGCAGAGGCCTTAACGGCAGCCGGTATTTACCATAAAACCTCAATCAAACTTCTTTGGATTGACTCCAAAAAAATAGAAACTAAGGAAGATGCGGCTGCCTTTTTAAAGGATGCAGACGGAATTATAGTGCCGGGAGGTTTCGGCGACAGGGGCATCAACGGAATGCTTTTAACGGCCCAATTTGCCCGCGAAAATAAAATTCCGTATTTCGGCATCTGCTTAGGTATGCAGATTTCCGCCATCGAATATGCCTTAAACGCCCTGCACATCGAAGAAGCAAATTCTTCCGAATTCGATAAAAATGCTAAAAATCCCGTCATAGACCTAATGCCCGATCAAAAAGATGTAAAAATCGGCGGCACCCTCCGCCTAGGCCTATACAGATGTATGATAGCAGAAGGCTCTCTCGCAGAAAAGGCCTATAAATCTCACGAGATCCAAGAAAGGCACCGCCACAGATACGAGTTCAACAACCTTTACAGAGAAAAATTCGATAATTCTGATATGATTTTTTCGGGGCTAAACCCTGAACGCAACTTAGTGGAAATCGTTGAGCTAAAAAGCCATCCTTGGTTTGTCGCCGTACAATTCCATCCGGAATTTGCCTCAAGGCCCAACAAGCCCCATCCCCTGTTTAGGGATTTTATCAAGGCTGCAGTCGACAACAAAATCAACCGATAGCCTCAAAAAAAAGCCCCTTTTAAAAGGAGCCTTTCTAAAAGATTCTATTCTAAAGAGGCTTTTAACTAAAGCCGATATTAAAGCTGGGAGGCTATACGCTTATGCAGAATATTATTCTCACAACAAAAAAAATATTTAGACTCGCATTTATTTTAATTTTAATCGCGGCAAACTTTATGTCATGTAAAACCGCTCCTGCGAAAGAAGAAACTTTAATTGATCTTATAAAGGCAGGAAAATCGGAGGAATTACAAGAAAGACTTAACAGCTCTGCCATAAACATGAAGGATGAAGAGGGAAACAGTCTTTTACATATTGCCGCCGTTAAAAACGATCCTATAATTGTGCGCCTTTTGATAAACATGGATGCCGATATAGAAGCAAAAAATAACACCGGAGCAACACCTCTTGCAGCAGCTCTAAACAATTCGGCTTATGATGCCGTTAAGGTTCTGGTTGAATACAATGCAAATATATTTGCTAAAGATAATGAGGGCGAAAAGCCTTTCGATACAGCCTGTAAAAATAATGTTCCCAATTTAATTTTGACGGCTCAAACCATAAAACAAAAAGATGAAAATCAAGACACAGTCCTGCATCTTGCAGTAAAAGCGATGGATAAACAGCTTACCAAGCAAATTCTGGCTATTGCCCCCCCTGAAACCGTGTACAATAAAGAAAACTTAAGCCCGCTTGCCATAGCCTACAAACACAATAATGCTGAAGATTCAGCCGAAATTGCATCCATTCTTTTACTTGCAGGCATACAGCCAATGGGAAAGGATTTTGCTGAATTTGAAACGGCAAGCCTTGCCCGCAACTACTCAATGCGTTTTGCAGACGGAGAAACTCTGCTTCATATTTTTGCAAGAAAGGGCTATACCGGATTTTTAAAATTCTTAATTAAAAACAAGGTTCCAATAGATGTAAAGGATATCTCAAGCTCAACGGCAATGCAGGAAGCCGTTTATAACGGAAATACGGAAGCCGCTATATTGCTATTACAGGCCGGAGCCGATCCAAACAGCCGTAACTCATCCGGAAACACGGCCCTCCATTTGGTTATGCCGGAGGCCTCACGCTCAAAATTATTTAACGAGCTTATTACTGCAGGAGCCAATCCTAACCTTAAAGATAACTACGGAGAAACACCTCTTCATGTTGCTGCACGAATCGGAATGAATGACGATATCCTTGACCAGCTGTTAAAAGCCGGCGCCGACATAAATGAAAGAAATAAAAAGGGACAAACTCCTCTTATTTTGGCTATCGACAGAAATCAAACACAGCAAGTGGATTTTTTGATAAATCACGGAGCCGATATCCATGCTGAAGACAAGTCGGGCGAATCCGCCTTTGTCCGTTCCATAAACGCAGGCCTGCCCATGGTAGAGCATGTTGTTACCGAAAAAAACAGCACAGAAAGGGATTCCAACGGATCTACCCCTCTTCATTTGGCAGTCAGCCACAGGGCAAGCTCCGATATTATTTATTATCTGGTGGAAAAAAAGAGTTTAATAAATACGCGTAATAAATTGGGAAACACGCCCCTCCATATAGCTGCCGAAAAAAACTACCGCGAAGCGGGAGAAATATTGATAGCAAACAATGCAGATATATTCTATGCCAATCTAAACGGCGACAGTCCCTTAAAATTTGCCCTTACCTTACGCGAAGGCAGAGAAGATTGGATGATAAACTCCCACACAATAGGTGCCGGAGACGGAGCAGGGAACACTCCCCTTCATCTTGCTGCAGAATGGCAGATTTTACCGATGATACCTTATTTAATCGATAAGGGAGCGGATATAAATGCAAGAAATGCAAATAATGAAACGCCTATTTTTAACGCAGTCAGAACCGACAGCCCTGAGGCCGTAAAAGCCTTATTAGGTGAAGGCGTATCAAAAAAAGCCGATTTGGATGCAAGGGACTTTTTAGGAAATACGATTTTACATGCAGCTGTAAGATGGTCTGCATATAAAGCCGCCGATTTTATTTTAAGTAAGGACACGGAAGAATATGTAAGGCTTATAAATGCAAAAAATCTTGCAGGAAAGACGGTTTTACATGAAGCGGCTAAACAGGGCGAAATAAAATTCATCAATATATTTTTAAAAGCCAAGGTTGACGTAAATGCAGCCGATGAAACAGGCCGCTCCCCCTTATCCGAAGCCGTACTTGCAAATCAAACTCAAGCTATCGACCTCTTATTAAAAAATGGAGCCTCTCCCGTTCAGCAGGATATGTACGGAAGAACAGCCCTGCATGAAGCTGTAGAAATTTCGGAAGAAAGCATCATTCTTGTGCGTAATGCAGGAGGCAATCCTTTAGCCAAAGACGCCTACGGAAAAACACCTTTTAGCCTCGCTCTGAATAAAAATATAAGAACTGTAGATCTGGTACTCGGCAATGACAGTCTTTTAGCTGACACTGATGGAGACACACCTCTCCACATAGCAGTAAAGGAAAGAGTAAACCTTGATTATTTCCAAAGAATTATGAAAAAGAAATATCCCGTAAATAAACGAAATAAAAACGGAGAAACAGCTCTTTTACTTGCAATTCAAAACAGTCAAAAAGAAATAGCACGGGCACTCTTGGCAGGAGGAGCGGATCCTTTTATAGTCAACAATAAGGGAGTTTCCGCTATAACGGAGATTTTTACGCATCATCCTGACTTCACTCCTATAGCAGCCGAGTTCTCATTAAAGCAAACAGATACACTTGGAGAAGGGATGCTGCATTACGCCGCAAAATTTGCAGATGTACAAACCTTAAAAGACCTCTTGGCTCTGCCCGGTATAAAGCTTGATGTAAAAAATACGGCAGGAGAAACACCTTATCAAGTTGCCCTAAGATGGAATAGAAGCGAAATAGCAGAACTTTTAAAAACGGAATAAAAACCTTTCTAAAACTTAACAAAATTATAGAAAGTACTTAAACAAAAAGCCGCAATCTTATTTAAGATCGCGGCTTTTTTTATAATCAAAACATTACTTATCGTATTTTATCGACGTCAAGATACTGTTCAATTTTTCAGTCGGGTTTTCATACTCTCTAAAGGTAAAGTAAACATGATATCCCTTATCCGACACAATGGTAACGGTTTTACCGATACAGTTATTTACAACATTCGACTTCTCATATGGGAAGTACTTAGGCTTAAGAATAGCCAGATGATAATCTTGCCCGTCATATCTGACTTGAGCCAAACGTGCAGGGAAAGGAACTAAGAATATTAAAAAGTTATCGGTTTTACCTCCGCCCAAAGTCAAGCTCGTACCGGGTTTCATAACATGGATATTACGCCTTCCTATGTTTCTATTTTGATTTAAAACATAAATTTCCGTCATGCCGGATTTATTACGCTTTATTTCTATTGTTTCAAAGAAGTTGGCGGGAGACATATACGTCCCTCTGGGCTCCTTTGCGGCAAAAGAAGCAGCTAAGACACGCCGGCGTAAAACTTCATCATCCTGTCGTTGTGAGGCAATACGATCTAAATTATCTGCAGAATAAATAGAACCTCCGTCACCCGCAAAGTTTTTGGTTTCAGAATAGTCGGAATAGATTGATGTATTCGATGAAGCAGAATTAAAGTCATTTAAACGGTTTGCATGATCATCTTCCTCCGAGAGTTTACGAGGATACCTTTTATCCTCTTCCTGATAATTGATCTGACTGCCTGCAGCCGCATAGCGGACTTGATTGGAGGAAGAGCTTGAACCTCTTCTCCTCGTAAAGAAGACAATCAAGAATATAAGGAGAAGAAGCAAGATAAGGCCAAGAAGGATAAACC is from Treponema denticola and encodes:
- a CDS encoding Rpn family recombination-promoting nuclease/putative transposase; translation: MNQSFTITLRNDYAFKRVFGVEENKDVLQDLLECILDIPPETIAGLELLDKEFQKELLSEKLGILDIKLRLNDGTFVDIEIQNSWHFDFPERTLYYWYKMYNEAIKQGQDYTNLPKCITINLIGKGFDKNKRLHNKYLVLEQDTKEPLASKLEIHILNLEKARFVKEGQCKDNKAKRLLNWLKFIETDDMEVRKMLEQESPTMRKANETITIMEMNPRDKWLYDSRMKYEHDRASCISEGYRKGIEQGFAYGSYQTKLETAKNLLQLGLSIENIAEATGLSEEEVKSI
- a CDS encoding CTP synthase, with product MKSKFIFITGGVVSSLGKGLTAASIGMLLKSRGYSVVNQKFDPYLNVDPGTMNPYQHGEVFVTEDGGETDLDLGHYERFTDVPLHKFNSTSAGKVYLAILDRERAGGYNGGTVQVVPHVTDEIQSRILGTAEQTGADFVISEIGGTVGDIEALPFIEAIRQIRYTVGKENCMFVHLGLLPYLKECGEIKTKPMQHSVKELLSFGIQPDILICRSEKRLSKSAREKLSLFSNIPQDAIIENLTAKSIYEVPLMLEEAGLGKVLCKLFNIENKEPNLEEWKKMVQTYYKPEKEITIALVGKYVELPDAYLSVAEALTAAGIYHKTSIKLLWIDSKKIETKEDAAAFLKDADGIIVPGGFGDRGINGMLLTAQFARENKIPYFGICLGMQISAIEYALNALHIEEANSSEFDKNAKNPVIDLMPDQKDVKIGGTLRLGLYRCMIAEGSLAEKAYKSHEIQERHRHRYEFNNLYREKFDNSDMIFSGLNPERNLVEIVELKSHPWFVAVQFHPEFASRPNKPHPLFRDFIKAAVDNKINR
- a CDS encoding ankyrin repeat domain-containing protein; translated protein: MQNIILTTKKIFRLAFILILIAANFMSCKTAPAKEETLIDLIKAGKSEELQERLNSSAINMKDEEGNSLLHIAAVKNDPIIVRLLINMDADIEAKNNTGATPLAAALNNSAYDAVKVLVEYNANIFAKDNEGEKPFDTACKNNVPNLILTAQTIKQKDENQDTVLHLAVKAMDKQLTKQILAIAPPETVYNKENLSPLAIAYKHNNAEDSAEIASILLLAGIQPMGKDFAEFETASLARNYSMRFADGETLLHIFARKGYTGFLKFLIKNKVPIDVKDISSSTAMQEAVYNGNTEAAILLLQAGADPNSRNSSGNTALHLVMPEASRSKLFNELITAGANPNLKDNYGETPLHVAARIGMNDDILDQLLKAGADINERNKKGQTPLILAIDRNQTQQVDFLINHGADIHAEDKSGESAFVRSINAGLPMVEHVVTEKNSTERDSNGSTPLHLAVSHRASSDIIYYLVEKKSLINTRNKLGNTPLHIAAEKNYREAGEILIANNADIFYANLNGDSPLKFALTLREGREDWMINSHTIGAGDGAGNTPLHLAAEWQILPMIPYLIDKGADINARNANNETPIFNAVRTDSPEAVKALLGEGVSKKADLDARDFLGNTILHAAVRWSAYKAADFILSKDTEEYVRLINAKNLAGKTVLHEAAKQGEIKFINIFLKAKVDVNAADETGRSPLSEAVLANQTQAIDLLLKNGASPVQQDMYGRTALHEAVEISEESIILVRNAGGNPLAKDAYGKTPFSLALNKNIRTVDLVLGNDSLLADTDGDTPLHIAVKERVNLDYFQRIMKKKYPVNKRNKNGETALLLAIQNSQKEIARALLAGGADPFIVNNKGVSAITEIFTHHPDFTPIAAEFSLKQTDTLGEGMLHYAAKFADVQTLKDLLALPGIKLDVKNTAGETPYQVALRWNRSEIAELLKTE